The Dunckerocampus dactyliophorus isolate RoL2022-P2 chromosome 1, RoL_Ddac_1.1, whole genome shotgun sequence genome has a segment encoding these proteins:
- the LOC129177691 gene encoding FUN14 domain-containing protein 1 isoform X1: MATVDQREGQEEPESDEEVYEVVDLTEYARRHQWWSRVFGNNSGPIAEKYSVATQLMMGGLTGWCAGYVFQRVGKVAATAVGGGFLLLQIANHSGYVQVDWKKVEKDVNKAKKHLKKKANKAAPELNTFIEEVKATDFIKRNIVLSSGFVGGFFLGLAS; encoded by the exons ATGGCGACCGTGGACCAGAGGGAAG GCCAAGAAGAGCCCGAGAGTGATGAGGAGGTGTACGAGGTGGTGGACCTGACAGAATATGCTCGGAGGCATCAGTGGTGGAGCAGGGTGTTTGGAAACAACTCAGGCCCGATAGCTGAGAAGTACTCTGTGGCTACCCAACTCATGATGGGAGGCCTGACAGGCTG GTGTGCTGGTTACGTCTTCCAGAGAGTTGGGAAGGTCGCGGCAACCGCCGTCGGCGGAGGGTTTCTACTTTTACAG ATCGCCAATCACAGTGGCTACGTGCAGGTGGACTGGAAGAAAGTGGAGAAGGACGTGAACAAAGCAAAGAAACACCTGAAGAAGAAAGCGAACAAAGCAGCCCCTGAATTAAACACATTCATTGAGGAGGTAAag GCCACAGATTTTATAAAGAGGAACATTGTCCTGTCCAGCGGCTTTGTCGGAGGATTCTTCCTGGGTTTGGCCTCGTAG
- the LOC129177691 gene encoding FUN14 domain-containing protein 1 isoform X2, which translates to MATVDQREGQEEPESDEEVYEVVDLTEYARRHQWWSRVFGNNSGPIAEKYSVATQLMMGGLTGWCAGYVFQRVGKVAATAVGGGFLLLQIANHSGYVQVDWKKVEKDVNKAKKHLKKKANKAAPELNTFIEEATDFIKRNIVLSSGFVGGFFLGLAS; encoded by the exons ATGGCGACCGTGGACCAGAGGGAAG GCCAAGAAGAGCCCGAGAGTGATGAGGAGGTGTACGAGGTGGTGGACCTGACAGAATATGCTCGGAGGCATCAGTGGTGGAGCAGGGTGTTTGGAAACAACTCAGGCCCGATAGCTGAGAAGTACTCTGTGGCTACCCAACTCATGATGGGAGGCCTGACAGGCTG GTGTGCTGGTTACGTCTTCCAGAGAGTTGGGAAGGTCGCGGCAACCGCCGTCGGCGGAGGGTTTCTACTTTTACAG ATCGCCAATCACAGTGGCTACGTGCAGGTGGACTGGAAGAAAGTGGAGAAGGACGTGAACAAAGCAAAGAAACACCTGAAGAAGAAAGCGAACAAAGCAGCCCCTGAATTAAACACATTCATTGAGGAG GCCACAGATTTTATAAAGAGGAACATTGTCCTGTCCAGCGGCTTTGTCGGAGGATTCTTCCTGGGTTTGGCCTCGTAG